The proteins below come from a single Anguilla rostrata isolate EN2019 chromosome 3, ASM1855537v3, whole genome shotgun sequence genomic window:
- the LOC135249869 gene encoding nucleolar protein dao-5-like isoform X1 — translation MTSKNEDASKCELLNLIYRHLKESGHKKAASELKKHATQVQSGPVGGTASLYDIYNSWINSPEKSIKAAPKANQKPGKKVRQADPESSSESSEDDSDPKTSKPGTQTSSAPGEPASAPKPAGPAAAAGTAASSSETESSDESSEDEGGGGGGGASRQKNDVGKPKASSLPAAVVKSKPAAAKPQTAESSSGDSDSDSENEIPPTQRPAVVLQGGVSSPSAGAAVAGGGDRTDSESEDSGSETPVLDTAPKPSIKPTVVAQQKAGGGATPNQPKATPKASAPAEEEESDSSDSSDSEEEAAAKAVPAKAAPATPVKPSQPPSSLAKAAAKSPAAGKQAQSSDSNSSDDSESEEETPAQKAVPVTPVKSGGSKTPNKTLPTSKAMPKASAPAEEEESDSSDSSDSEEEAAAKAVPAKAAPATPVKPSQPPSSLAKAAAKSPAAGKQAQSSDSDSSDDSESEEETPAQKAVPVTPVKSGASKSPNKTQATPKATPKASAPAEEEESDSSDSSDSEEEAAAKAVPAKAAAATPVKPSQPPSSLAKAAAKSPAAGKQAQSSDSDSSDDSESEEETPAQKAVPVTPVKSGASKSPNKTQATPKATPKASAPAEEEESDSSDSSDSEEEAAAKAVPAKAAAATPVKPSQPPSSLAKAAAKSPAAGKQAQSSDSDSSDSSDSSDDSESEEETPAQKAVPATPVKSGASKTPNKTLPTPKATPKASAPAEEEESDSSDSSDSEEEATAKAVPAKAAPATPVKPSQPPSSLAKAAAKSPAAGKQAQSSDSDSSDSSDDSESEEETPAQKAVPVTPVKSGASKTPKKALPTPKATPKASAPAEEEESDSSDSSDSEEEAAAPQKSAVTSKSSVLPVKQKATPTATPKALGPSHEEGDSSSSSSSSSADSDSEEETPDSTAPPSASAVPPTTVSESSDDTSSSEEEASQSLLAPRTPPAKPPQQSKTPAEKKGRKKKAPAPPKDKNGIPRTPLASDGMRNSIPSVLAASESSSDSTDIERNDPKQQPSKAVPASKRKTGSVSDRMASEKSQSSSAKLLPQVAELLALKTAPQKRKRSKEKTETPSAKSKSKRKKVAPALPEPVNSKKKVPVQSPSAPPGGDSESDSDSSLDLEKWRQLAQKLSDADIAKMEEIAIYTAQALSAKSPKEKGKAKARTKKEKAVENGKGKDTPKKARTAASKSKKAPPTASDNQPSSSADSQSGSSHKSGALDVPPTTKKARSGKRSVSTITPPSLDSQQPSKKRSKSEAKSAVEKSSALNLPGNKKAEVKDKGKKKKEKKEKKKKSKEKAADPVVAAINLKEKKKKKHKLKKEKKAKDSPLKKTLLGLDLAATEASPKNKHKSSKT, via the exons ATGACTTCGAAAAATGAGGATGCGTCAAAATGTGAATTGTTGAATTTGATTTATCGACATTTGAAGGAGAGCGGTCACAAGAAAGCTGCaagtgaactcaaaaaacatgCTACACAG GTGCAGAGTGGACCGGTAGGAGGAACTGCGTCACTATATGACATCTACAACAGCTGGATCAA CTCGCCAGAGAAGAGCATCAAAGCGGCACCGAAGGCCAATCAGAAACCTGGGAAGAAGGTTCGTCAAGCGGATCCAGAGAGCAGCTCGGAGAGCTCAGAGGACGATTCTGACCCGAAGACGTCCAAACCGG GCACCCAGACCTCCAGCGCCCCTGGTGAGCCTGCGTCTGCCCCAAAGCCTGCTGGTCCCGCTGCAGCTGCTGGGACGGCCGCCAGCAGCTCCGAGACTGAGAGCAGCGACGAGTCGTCCGaggatgaaggaggaggaggaggaggaggagcgtcACGGCAAAAA AATGATGTGGGGAAGCCCAAAGCCAGCTCTTTGCCTGCCGCTGTGGTGAAGAGCAAACCAGCAGCAGCAAAGCCTCAGACTGCAGAGAGCTCCAGCGGTGACAGTGACTCAGACAGTGAAAATGAGATCCCCCCTACACAG AGGCCTGCTGTTGTCCTGCAGGGAGGGGTCAGTAGTCCCTCAGCGGGGGCAGCGGTGGCAGGAGGGGGTGACAGGACAGACAGCGAGAGTGAGGACTCAGGCAGTGAGACCCCAGTGCTg GACACCGCCCCAAAACCGAGCATTAAACCCACAGTGGTGGCACAACAGaaggctgggggcggggcaacCCCTAACCAACCCAAAGCCACGCCCAAAGCCTCAGCCccagcagaggaagaggagagcgaCAGCTCGGACTCCTcagacagtgaggaagaggccGCAGCAAAGGCGGTCCCAGCCAAGGCAGCCCCCGCAACCCCAGTGAAGCCCAGCCAGCCCCCCTCCAGCCTGGCTAAAGCTGCAGCCAAGAGCCCTGCTGCAGGGAAGCAGGCCCAGAGCTCGGACAGCAACAGCAGCGACGACTCGGAGAGCGAAGAGGAGACGCCAGCACAG AAGGCAGTGCCAGTCACTCCAGTGAAATCAGGAGGTTCAAAGACTCCTAACAAGACCCTGCCTACATCCAAAGCCATGCCCAAGGCCTCAGCCccagcagaggaagaggagagcgaCAGCTCGGACTCGTcagacagtgaggaagaggccGCAGCAAAGGCGGTCCCAGCCAAGGCAGCCCCTGCAACCCCAGTGAAGCCCAGCCAGCCCCCCTCCAGCCTGGCTAAAGCTGCAGCCAAGAGCCCTGCTGCAGGGAAGCAGGCCCAGAGCTCGGACAGCGACAGCAGCGACGACTCAGAGAGCGAAGAGGAGACGCCAGCACAG AAGGCAGTGCCAGTCACTCCAGTAAAATCAGGGGCTTCCAAGTCTCCTAACAAGACCCAGGCCACACCCAAAGCCACGCCCAAAGCCTCAGCCccagcagaggaagaggagagcgaCAGCTCGGACTCGTcagacagtgaggaagaggccGCAGCAAAGGCGGTCCCAGCCAAGGCAGCCGCCGCAACCCCAGTGAAGCCCAGCCAGCCCCCCTCCAGCCTGGCTAAAGCTGCAGCCAAGAGCCCTGCTGCAGGGAAGCAGGCCCAGAGCTCGGACAGCGACAGCAGCGACGACTCAGAGAGCGAAGAGGAGACGCCAGCACAG AAGGCAGTGCCAGTCACTCCAGTAAAATCAGGGGCTTCCAAGTCTCCTAACAAGACCCAGGCCACACCCAAAGCCACGCCCAAAGCCTCAGCCccagcagaggaagaggagagcgaCAGCTCGGACTCGTcagacagtgaggaagaggccGCAGCAAAGGCGGTCCCAGCCAAGGCAGCCGCCGCAACCCCAGTGAAGCCCAGCCAACCCCCCTCCAGCCTGGCTAAAGCTGCAGCCAAGAGCCCTGCTGCAGGGAAGCAGGCCCAGAGCTCGGACAGCGACAGCAGCGACAGCAGCGACAGCAGCGACGACTCGGAGAGCGAAGAGGAGACGCCAGCACAG aagGCAGTGCCAGCCACTCCAGTAAAATCAGGAGCTTCAAAGACTCCTAACAAGACCCTGCCTACACCCAAGGCCACGCCCAAAGCCTCAGCCccagcagaggaagaggagagcgaCAGCTCGGACTCGTcagacagtgaggaagaggccACAGCAAAGGCGGTCCCAGCCAAGGCAGCCCCCGCAACCCCAGTGAAGCCCAGCCAGCCCCCCTCCAGCCTGGCTAAAGCTGCAGCCAAGAGCCCTGCTGCAGGGAAGCAGGCCCAGAGCTCGGACAGCGACAGCAGCGACAGCAGCGACGACTCGGAGAGCGAAGAGGAGACGCCAGCACAG AAGGCAGTGCCAGTCACTCCAGTGAAATCAGGGGCTTCAAAGACTCCTAAAAAGGCCCTGCCTACACCCAAGGCCACACCCAAGGCCTCAGCCccagcagaggaagaggagagtgaCAGCTCTGACTCGTcagacagtgaggaagaggccGCAGCCCCG CAGAAGTCTGCAGTGACTTCCAAGTCCAGCGTGCTGCCAGTCAAGCAgaaggccacacccacagccacCCCTAAAGCCCTCGGGCCTTCACATGAGGAAggggacagcagcagcagcagcagcagcagcagtgcggATTCCGACAGTGAAGAGGAGACTCCGGATTCTACAGCACCCCCTAGTG CTTCAGCTGTCCCGCCCACCACTGTGTCAGAGAGCTCGGATGACACCAGCTCCAGCGAAGAGGAGGCGTCCCAG TCTCTCTTAGCTCCCCGGACCCCCCCAGCCAAGCCCCCGCAGCAGAGCAAGACACCCGCCGAGAAGAaggggaggaagaagaaagCTCCCGCGCCGCCCAAGGATAAGAACGGAATTCCCAGAACTCCACTGGCCTCGGACGGGATGAGGAACAGCATTCCCAGCGTTCTCGCCGCGAGCGAATCGAGCTCCGACAGCACGGACATCGAGCGGAATGACCCGAAACAACAGCCCTCTAAAG cTGTGCCCGCTTCCAAGAGAAAGACTGGGTCTGTCAGTGACAGGATGGCCTCAGAGAAGTCACAG TCGTCTTCAGCAAAACTGCTTCCCCAAGTGGCTGAACTCCTTGCCCTCAAAACGGCACcacagaagaggaagaggagcaagGAGAAAACGGAGACCCCGTCTGCCAAGAGCAAGAGCAAGAGGAAGAAAGTGGCCCCTGCACTGCCAGAACCCGTAAACAGCAAGAAAAAGGTCCCGGTGCAGTCTCCTTCCGCTCCACCAGGGGGAGACTCTGAGTCAGACTCTGACAGCAGTCTGGATTTGGAGAAGTGGAGGCAGCTAGCACAAAAACTCTCAG ATGCGGACATCGCAAAGATGGAGGAGATTGCCATCTACACCGCACAGGCCCTGTCAGCCAAGTCGCCAAAGGAGAAGGGAAAGGCTAAGGCCAGAACGAAAAAGGAGAAGGCGGTGGAGAACGGGAAGGGCAAGGACACGCCCAAAAAAGCCAGGACAGCAGCCAGCAAGTCAAAgaaggccccgcccactgcatCAGACAACCAGCCGTCATCCAGCGccgacagccaatcaggatccTCGCACAAGAGCGGAGCCCTGGATGTCCCACCCACCACCAAGAAGGCCAGGTCTGGCAAGCGGTCAGTGTCCACCATTACCCCCCCCAGCCTGGACAGCCAACAGCCGTCCAAGAAGAGGAGCAAGTCGGAGGCCAAGAGCGCTGTGGAAAAAAGCTCCGCCCTGAATCTGCCTGGCAACAAAAAGGCTGAAGTGAAGGACaaagggaagaagaaaaaggagaagaaggagaaaaagaagaaatcaaAAGAGAAGGCCGCAGACCCCGTTGTGGCAGCCATAAActtgaaagagaagaaaaaaa AAAAGCACAagttgaaaaaagagaaaaaggccAAGGATTCTCCTCTCAAGAAGACCCTGCTCGGCCTGGATTTAGCAGCTACGGAAGCCTCCCCAAAGAAC AAGCACAAGTCCTCCAAGACGTAG